The genomic interval GTAATGTAACCGAAGACGACCGTTATTTGGTTATTACGGCGGCCAACTCCACTTATGGAAATGAATTATACATTCAAGACTTGACTAAAAACAACAGTTCGCTAGTGACCGTTGTTACTGACTTTGAAAGTGATAATAATATCATTGATAACCAAGGTGAAACTTTATTCATTGAAACCGATTGGGAGGCACCCAATAAACGTATTGTCACTGTTTCAGTAAAAAATCCAGCACCTGAAAATTGGAAAAATTTTATTCCCGAAACCGAAAATGTGTTGAGTATTAGCACGGGTGGCGGTTACTTTTTTGCTCATTATATGCAAGATGCCGTTTCAGTTGTGGAACAATACAATGTAAGAGGTTCTAAAATAAGAACGGTAGAGTTAACAGATTTAGGAACAGCGTCAGGGTTTAGCACCAAGAAAAAAGAAAATTCACTCTATTATACTTTTACAAATTACACCACGCCAGGAACTATTTATAAATTGAATATGGTGTCTGGAGAGTCCGTTTTGTATAGAAAATCCAAAGCAGATTTTCAGTCTGAACAATATGCAACAAAGCAGGTTTTTTATACTTCTAAAGATGGTACACAAGTGCCCATGATGATTATCCATAAAAAAGGACTGCAACTTGATGGTAAAAACCCAACGATTCTATATGGTTATGGCGGTTTCAATATTAGCTTAACGCCAAATTTCAGTATTGCAAATGCCGTTTGGATGGAAAACGGAGGCGTTTTTGCAGTGCCTAACCTGAGAGGAGGAGGAGAATATGGTAAAAAATGGCATGATGCGGGAACTCAACTTCTAAAACAAAATGTCTTTGACGATTTTATCGCTGCGGCAGAATATCTAATATCTAAAAAATATACTTCTTCATCATATCTAGCCATTCGTGGTGGGTCTAACGGTGGTTTGCTCGTGGGGGCAGTGATGACGCAGCGCCCCAACTTGATGCAAGTCGCTTTGCCCGCTGTGGGCGTACTGGATATGCTGCGTTACCACACTTTTACTGCAGGTGCAGGCTGGGCGTATGATTACGGAACCGCGCAGGATAGCAACCAAATGTTTGACTACCTCAAAGGCTATTCGCCAGTGCATAATGTAAAATTGGGGGTCCAATACCCAGCGACTTTGATTACCACGGGAGACCATGATGATCGCGTAGTACCAGCACATAGTTTTAAATTTGCAGCCGAATTACAAGACAAACAAACAGGCAATAATCCAACCCTCATCCGCATCGATGTCAAGGCCGGTCACGGTGCAGGGAAATCAGTGGCAGCTACGATTGAGGAGAATGTCGATATTCAGGCATTTACACTTTACAATATGGGATTAAAGAATTTGCCCAATAAAAATTAGGAGCTTTTTTCAAAAATCAAAGGTTAAAAATCAATTCTAGGTACATTCGAATTAAGTGTAAACGTTGTTTCGTTATTCATTGCGAGGAACGAAGCAATCACGTA from Flavobacterium ovatum carries:
- a CDS encoding prolyl oligopeptidase family serine peptidase, which encodes MKKILLLMTTISAFGQNNIHYPQTQKGTVTDNYFGTIVPDPYRWLEDDRSSETAAWVKAQNELTFNYLKQIPFRETIKTRMEQLWNYEKESAPFKEGNYTYYYKNDGLQNQSVLWRKGEKGKEEIFLDPNTFSNDATTSLGEISFSKDGSLVAYSISEGGSDWRKVIIINAVTKQKIDETLIDVKFSGLSWIGSKGFYYSSYEKPNGSELSAKTDEHKLYFHAIGTKQKEDKVIFGESQKRRYVGGNVTEDDRYLVITAANSTYGNELYIQDLTKNNSSLVTVVTDFESDNNIIDNQGETLFIETDWEAPNKRIVTVSVKNPAPENWKNFIPETENVLSISTGGGYFFAHYMQDAVSVVEQYNVRGSKIRTVELTDLGTASGFSTKKKENSLYYTFTNYTTPGTIYKLNMVSGESVLYRKSKADFQSEQYATKQVFYTSKDGTQVPMMIIHKKGLQLDGKNPTILYGYGGFNISLTPNFSIANAVWMENGGVFAVPNLRGGGEYGKKWHDAGTQLLKQNVFDDFIAAAEYLISKKYTSSSYLAIRGGSNGGLLVGAVMTQRPNLMQVALPAVGVLDMLRYHTFTAGAGWAYDYGTAQDSNQMFDYLKGYSPVHNVKLGVQYPATLITTGDHDDRVVPAHSFKFAAELQDKQTGNNPTLIRIDVKAGHGAGKSVAATIEENVDIQAFTLYNMGLKNLPNKN